From the genome of Vulpes lagopus strain Blue_001 chromosome 2, ASM1834538v1, whole genome shotgun sequence, one region includes:
- the ATP4A gene encoding potassium-transporting ATPase alpha chain 1, which yields MGKAENYEMYSVELGPGPGGDMAAKMSKKKAGKGGGKKKEKLENMKKEMEINDHQLSVAELEQKYQTSATKGLSASLAADLLLRDGPNALRPPRGTPEYVKFARQLAGGLQCLMWVAAAICLIAFAIQASEGDLTTDDNLYLALALIAVVVVTGCFGYYQEFKSTNIIASFKNLVPQQATVIRDGDKFQINADQLVVGDLVEMKGGDRVPADIRILQAQGCKVDNSSLTGESEPQTRSPECTHESPLETRNIAFFSTMCLEGTAQGLVVNTGDRTIIGRIASLASGVENEKTPIAIEIEHFVDIIAGLAILFGATFFVVAMCIGYTFLRAMVFFMAIVVAYVPEGLLATVTVCLSLTAKRLASKNCVVKNLEAVETLGSTSVICSDKTGTLTQNRMTVSHLWFDNHIHTADTTEDQSGQTFDQSSETWRALCRVLTLCNRAAFKSGQDAVPVPKRIVIGDASETALLKFSELTLGNAMGYRERFPKVCEIPFNSTNKFQLSIHTLEDPRDPRHVLVMKGAPERVLERCSSILIKGQELPLDEQWREAFQTAYLSLGGLGERVLGFCQLYLSEKDYPPGYAFDVEAMNFPTSGLCFAGLVSMIDPPRATVPDAVLKCRTAGIRVIMVTGDHPITAKAIAASVGIISEGSETVEDIAARLRVPVDQVNRKDARACVINGMQLKDMDPSELVEALRTHPEMVFARTSPQQKLVIVESCQRLGAIVAVTGDGVNDSPALKKADIGVAMGIAGSDAAKNAADMILLDDNFASIVTGVEQGRLIFDNLKKSIAYTLTKNIPELTPYLIYITVSVPLPLGCITILFIELCTDIFPSVSLAYEKAESDIMHLRPRNPKRDRLVNEPLAAYSYFQIGAIQSFAGFTDYFTAMAQEGWFPLLCVGLRPYWENHHLQDLQDSYGQEWTFGQRLYQQYTCYTVFFISIEMCQIADVLIRKTRRLSAFQQGFFRNRILVIAIVFQVCIGCFLCYCPGMPNIFNFMPIRYQWWLVPMPFGLLIFVYDEIRKLGVRCCPGSWWDQELYY from the exons GGCCTGTCTGCCAGCCTGGCCGCAGACCTGCTGCTGCGGGACGGGCCCAACGCCCTGAGGCCGCCGCGTGGTACCCCTGAGTATGTCAAGTTCGCCCGGCAGCTGGCAGGTGGTCTGCAGTGCCTCATGTGGGTGGCTGCTGCCATCTGCCTCATTGCCTTTGCCATCCAGGCCAGTGAGGGTGACCTCACCACCGACGACAAT CTGTACCTGGCACTGGCCCTCATCGCCGTGGTCGTGGTCACCGGCTGCTTTGGCTACTACCAGGAATTTAAGAGCACCAACATCATCGCCAGCTTCAAGAACCTGGTGCCCCAG CAAGCAACTGTGATCCGAGACGGGGACAAGTTCCAGATCAACGCAGACCAGCTGGTGGTGGGCGACCTGGTGGAGATGAAAGGCGGGGACCGAGTGCCAGCCGACATCAGGATcctccaggcccagggctgcaAGGTGGACAACTCCTCGCTGACCGGAGAGTCCGAGCCGCAGACCCGCTCGCCCGAGTGTACACACGAGAGCCCCCTGGAGACGCGCAACATCGCCTTCTTCTCCACCATGTGCCTTGAGG GCACAGCACAAGGCCTGGTGGTGAACACGGGTGACCGCACCATCATCGGGCGCATTGCGTCGCTGGCTTCGGGAGTAGAAAACGAGAAGACCCCCATCGCTATTGAAATCGAACATTTTGTGGACATCATCGCAGGCCTGGCCATCCTCTTCGGCGCCACGTTTTTTGTGGTGGCCATGTGCATTGGTTACACCTTCCTGCGGGCCATGGTCTTCTTCATGGCCATCGTGGTAGCCTATGTGCCCGAGGGGCTGCTGGCCACTGTCACG GTCTGCTTGTCCCTGACGGCCAAGCGGCTGGCCAGCAAGAACTGTGTAGTCAAGAACCTGGAAGCCGTGGAGACGCTGGGCTCCACGTCAGTGATCTGCTCAGACAAGACAGGGACCCTGACTCAGAACCGCATGACTGTGTCCCATCTCTGGTTCGACAACCACATCCACACGGCTGACACCACGGAAGACCAGTCAG gGCAGACGTTTGACCAGTCCTCGGAGACCTGGCGGGCGCTTTGCCGCGTGCTCACCCTGTGCAACCGGGCGGCCTTCAAGTCGGGCCAGGACGCTGTGCCGGTGCCCAAG CGCATAGTGATCGGGGACGCGTCCGAGACGGCGCTGCTCAAGTTCTCGGAGCTGACCCTCGGCAACGCCATGGGCTACCGCGAGCGCTTCCCCAAAGTCTGCGAGATCCCCTTCAACTCCACCAACAAGTTCCAG CTGTCCATCCACACGCTGGAGGACCCGCGCGACCCCCGGCACGTGCTGGTGATGAAGGGCGCCCCCGAGCGCGTGCTGGAGCGCTGTAGCTCCATCCTCATCAAGGGCCAGGAGCTGCCGCTGGACGAGCAATGGCGGGAGGCCTTCCAGACTGCCTACCTtagcctggggggcctgggggaacGCGTGCTCG GTTTCTGTCAGCTGTACCTGAGTGAGAAGGACTACCCGCCTGGCTATGCCTTCGATGTGGAGGCCATGAACTTCCCAACTAGTGGCCTGTGCTTTGCGGGACTTGTATCCATGATAGACCCGCCTCGGGCCACCGTCCCTGATGCTGTGCTCAAGTGCCGCACGGCAGGCATCCGG GTGATCATGGTGACGGGTGATCACCCCATCACGGCCAAGGCCATTGCAGCCAGTGTGGGCATCATTTCGGAGGGCAGCGAGACAGTGGAGGACATCGCCGCCCGCCTCCGGGTGCCCGTGGACCAAGTTAATAGGAA GGATGCCCGCGCCTGCGTCATCAATGGCATGCAGCTGAAGGACATGGACCCGTCCGAGCTGGTGGAGGCGCTGCGGACTCACCCCGAGATGGTGTTTGCTCGTACCAGTCCCCAGCAGAAGCTGGTGATTGTGGAGAGCTGCCAGCGACTG ggtgccATCGTGGCCGTGACCGGGGATGGGGTGAACGACTCCCCAGCCCTGAAGAAGGCCGACATCGGCGTGGCCATGGGCATTGCCGGCTCGGACGCTGCCAAAAATGCAGCGGACATGATCCTGCTGGATGACAACTTTGCCTCCATCGTGACAGGCGTGGAGCAGG GCCGGCTGATCTTCGATAACCTGAAAAAGTCCATCGCCTACACGCTGACCAAGAACATCCCCGAGCTGACGCCCTACCTCATCTACATCACCGTCAGCGTGCCCCTGCCCCTCGGGTGCATCACCATCCTCTTCATAGAGCTCTGCACCGACATT TTCCCGTCGGTGTCCCTGGCATATGAGAAGGCGGAGAGTGACATCATGCATCTGCGCCCACGGAACCCAAAGCGAGACCGGTTGGTCAACGAGCCCCTGGCTGCCTACTCCTACTTCCAGATCG GTGCCATCCAGTCATTTGCTGGCTTCACGGACTACTTCACGGCCATGGCCCAGGAGGGCTGGTTCCCGTTGCTGTGTGTGGGGCTGCGGCCGTACTGGGAGAACCACCACCTACAGGATCTGCAGGACAGCTACGGCCAGGAGTGG ACGTTCGGGCAGCGCCTGTACCAGCAGTACACCTGCTACACCGTGTTCTTCATCAGCATCGAGATGTGCCAGATCGCTGACGTCCTCATCCGCAAGACACGCCGCCTGTCTGCCTTCCAGCAGGGCTTCTTCAG GAACAGGATCCTGGTGATCGCCATCGTGTTCCAGGTCTGCATCGGCTGCTTCCTGTGCTACTGCCCCGGAATGCCCAACATCTTCAACTTCATGCCCATTCG GTACCAGTGGTGGCTGGTGCCCATGCCCTTTGGCCTCCTCATCTTCGTCTATGATGAGATTCGGAAACTTGGAGTTCGCTGTTGCCCAGGGA gctGGTGGGATCAGGAGCTCTACTATTAG